A window of Ipomoea triloba cultivar NCNSP0323 chromosome 2, ASM357664v1 contains these coding sequences:
- the LOC116010279 gene encoding glutamate receptor 3.7-like, with amino-acid sequence MRLLGVVALVLSLVSRIGIVECEKPAVVNVGSVFTFNSIIGRAAKAAMDIAVSDINGDPSILAGTKLNLIQVDSNCSGFLASIGAFQLIEKEVVTIIGPQSSAIAHMISFIANDLHVPLVSFAASDPTLSAFQFPYFVRMTQSDSYQMTALADIICAYGWKESIAIYVDDDYGRNGIAYLGDELARRQCKIHFKLPLSINFDLSDLTRVLNGSKNLGPRVYIVHIYPDSKLRFFSLVQKLNMMTEDFVWLVTDWLSSSLESFSMQNQSSLGILDGVVGLRPYIPKSTKQSDFVSRWRKMQQKDLVQLTTYGMYAYDTVWAVAHSIDKLLREGINISFSFRNDLHAMGQSSSQLNNLKVFEGGESLLKILTDINFTGITGKINFDGERNLIGSGYEVINIAQGEIHPVGYWSNLSALSVSPVKSLKRKTQSCSDKKLGHITWPGGLTSRPRGWVLANAERPYQIAVPRRTVFTEFVRELNDSQKIEGYCIDVFYAARDKLPYDIHFTFKAVGDGHSNPNYDDLVKMVADDVYDAAVGDIAIVTNRTRMVDFTQPYVSTGLVILAPVDRFKSSAWVFLKPFTPAMWGVTAISFLVIAVVIWILEHRVNDDFRGPPKRQLITMLLFSFSTLFKTNNENTVSTLGRMVMVVWLFLLLVITSSYTASLTSILTVQQLSSSTITGMESLVTTNWPIGYQVGSFAYSYLINNYDIHPSRLVKLRSPEEYEIALRKGPTARGGVAAVVDELPYVELFLANRTEFGTIGQQFARNGWGFVFQKGSPIAVDLSTEILKLAENGDLYKIHKKWFCGSGCPSERGIKAEAYQLHLSSFWGLYLLCGAVTVIALIIFLFRAVFQYMRYKRKQMDPSSPSNTRCSQAVYSFFDFIDEKEEAIKHFFTQHESSQTQVNNEAGKAADSSRGLENLS; translated from the exons ATGAGGCTTCTTGGGGTGGTGGCACTAGTTCTGAGTTTGGTGTCGCGTATAGGAATTGTGGAGTGTGAAAAGCCTGCGGTTGTGAATGTTGGGTCTGTGTTCACTTTCAATTCAATCATTGGGAGGGCGGCAAAGGCTGCAATGGATATTGCAGTCTCTGATATCAACGGGGATCCCAGTATTCTGGCAGGGACTAAGCTCAACTTGATTCAGGTGGATTCCAATTGCAGTGGCTTTTTGGCTTCCATTGGAG CATTTCAGCTGATTGAGAAGGAAGTGGTGACAATAATAGGTCCACAGTCTTCAGCAATAGCTCATATGATATCTTTTATTGCTAATGATCTTCACGTGCCTCTTGTCTCATTTGCTGCAAGTGATCCAACTCTCTCTGCTTTCCAATTCCCTTATTTTGTTCGGATGACACAGAGTGATTCCTACCAAATGACTGCCTTAGCTGATATAATTTGTGCTTATGGATGGAAAGAGTCGATTGCTATATATGTGGATGATGATTATGGGAGAAATGGAATAGCTTATTTAGGTGATGAACTTGCCAGGAGGCAGTGTAAGATCCACTTTAAGCTTCCATTATCTATCAACTTTGATCTCAGTGACTTAACACGGGTGCTAAACGGTTCCAAAAATTTAGGCCCTCGTGTTTATATTGTGCACATCTATCCCGATTCAAAGCTAAGATTCTTTAGTTTAGTCCAGAAGCTGAATATGATGACTGAGGATTTTGTGTGGCTTGTAACAGATTGGCTTTCTTCTAGTTTAGAGTCATTTTCTATGCAAAACCAATCTTCTCTAGGGATTCTTGATGGTGTAGTTGGGCTTCGTCCATACATTCCAAAATCAACTAAACAAAGTGATTTTGTGTCTCGCTGGAGAAAAATGCAACAGAAAGATTTAGTCCAGTTGACTACATATGGAATGTATGCATACGATACTGTATGGGCAGTTGCACATTCAATTGATAAGCTTCTTAGGGAGGGCATAAACATTAGCTTTTCCTTCAGAAATGATTTGCATGCTATGGGACAAAGTAGCTCACAGCTTAACAATCTCAAAGTCTTTGAAGGGGGAGAAAGTCTTCTCAAAATTTTGACAGACATCAACTTCACAGGCATAACtggaaaaatcaattttgatgGCGAGAGGAACCTTATTGGCAGTGGGTATGAGGTTATTAACATTGCACAAGGGGAGATTCACCCTGTTGGTTATTGGTCAAACTTGTCTGCTCTCTCTGTTTCGCCTGTGAAGTCTCTAAAGCGAAAAACCCAGTCTTGTTCAGATAAAAAATTGGGACATATTACCTGGCCTGGTGGGCTAACCTCAAGGCCACGTGGTTGGGTTCTTGCCAATGCTGAAAGACCATATCAAATTGCAGTTCCGAGGAGAACTGTTTTCACTGAATTTGTGAGAGAATTAAACGATAGCCAGAAAATAGAGGGCTATTGCATTGATGTGTTCTATGCAGCACGAGATAAACTTCCATATGATATTCATTTCACATTTAAGGCTGTTGGTGATGGTCATTCTAATCCAAATTATGATGATCTTGTTAAAATGGTTGCAGATGAT GTTTATGATGCAGCAGTTGGAGACATTGCTATTGTGACCAACAGAACAAGGATGGTTGATTTTACTCAGCCTTATGTGTCTACTGGTCTTGTCATTTTAGCCCCTGTTGACCGTTTCAAATCAAGTGCTTGGGTATTCCTAAAACCATTTACACCTGCAATGTGGGGTGTAACTGCAATATCTTTTCTGGTCATTGCAGTTGTCATTTGGATACTAGAGCATCGTGTCAATGATGATTTTCGTGGTCCTCCCAAGAGACAACTTATAACCATGCTCCT GTTCAGCTTCTCAACTCTATTCAAAACAAATA ATGAAAATACCGTAAGCACCCTAGGGCGTATGGTAATGGTGGTGTGGCTATTTCTACTCCTGGTGATCACATCAAGCTACACTGCAAGTTTGACATCAATACTAACGGTCCAACAGCTATCATCATCAACCATCACTGGAATGGAAAGTTTGGTTACGACCAATTGGCCTATTGGGTATCAAGTTGGATCTTTTGCTTATTCCTATTTGATAAACAATTACGACATACACCCTTCAAGACTTGTTAAACTACGATCTCCGGAGGAATATGAGATTGCTTTGCGGAAAGGGCCAACAGCAAGAGGAGGGGTGGCTGCTGTTGTAGATGAGCTCCCATATGTAGAGTTGTTTCTGGCCAATCGGACTGAATTTGGGACCATTGGGCAGCAATTTGCAAGAAATGGATGGGGCTTT GTTTTCCAGAAAGGCTCTCCTATTGCTGTGGACTTGTCAACAGAAATACTGAAACTTGCTGAGAATGGGGACCTTTACAAGATCCACAAGAAATGGTTTTGTGGTTCTGGTTGCCCATCAGAGAGGGGAATAAAAGCAGAGGCTTATCAGCTCCATCTAAGCAGCTTCTGGGGACTTTATCTTTTATGTGGTGCTGTGACTGTCATTGCTCTGATCATCTTTTTGTTCCGAGCTGTTTTCCAGTATATGCGGTATAAAAGGAAGCAAATGGATCCATCTTCTCCCTCAAACACGCGCTGTTCTCAGGCAGTCTACAGCTTCTTTGACTTCATTGATGAAAAGGAAGAAGCCATCAAGCATTTTTTTACTCAGCATGAGAGTTCCCAAACTCAGGTCAATAATGAAGCTGGTAAAGCTGCAGATTCCTCCAGGGGACTGGAGAATCTTTCTTAA
- the LOC116006678 gene encoding glucose-6-phosphate/phosphate translocator 2, chloroplastic-like, translating to MAFSAGQSYAISTAFDPLNQSFRATKPQTAPFFPKKIASRKYDQKANVMSKKPLCISAVSGFGGIIEPKDSKTRDPLSQCNAYEASRPQSIPIGIDLDREAQAETAQKIKIGVYFATWWALNVVFNIYNKKVLNAFPFPWLTSTLSLAAGSLMMLVSWATRVADTPKTDLHFWKALFPVAVAHTIGHVAATVSMSKVAVSFTHIIKSGEPAFSVLVSSFLLGETFPLPVYLSLLPIIGGCSLAAVTELNFNLTGFMGAMVSNVAFVFRNIFSKQGMKGRSVGGMNYYACLSMLSLLILTPFAIAVEGPQVWALGWQKAVSQIGPNFVWWVVAQSVFYHLYNQVSYMSLNEISPLTFSIGNTMKRISVIVSSIIIFHTPVQPVNALGAAIAILGTFLYSQAKQ from the exons ATGGCCTTCTCTGCTGGCCAATCTTATGCAATTTCCACAGCTTTTGATCCCTTGAACCAAAGCTTCCGGGCTACCAAGCCTCAAACTGCACCATTCTTCCCCAAGAAAATTGCCTCAAGAAAATATGACCAGAAAGCCAATGTGATGTCCAAGAAACCGCTGTGCATCTCTGCAGTGAGCGGTTTCGGCGGCATTATTGAACCCAAAGATTCGAAAACTCGGGACCCTTTAAGTCAATGCAATGCATACGAAGCTAGTCGTCCCCAGTCCATACCAATCGGCATTGATCTTGATCGAGAAGCTCAGGCTGAGACTGCCCAGAAAATCAAGATTGGAGTCTACTTTGCAACCTGGTGGGCTCTGAATGTGGTGTTCAATATCTACAACAAGAAGGTGTTGAATGCCTTCCCGTTCCCTTGGCTCACCTCCACTCTTTCTCTGGCTGCTGGCTCTCTCATGATGCTTGTCTCTTGGGCTACCAGAGTTGCAGACACACCAAAAACTGACCTTCATTTCTGGAAGGCCTTGTTTCCG GTTGCGGTGGCACACACAATAGGGCATGTGGCAGCAACAGTGAGCATGTCAAAGGTTGCGGTTTCCTTCACTCACATAATCAAGAGTGGAGAGCCGGCTTTCAGTGTTTTGGTCTCAAGTTTTTTGCTTGGTGAAACTTTCCCATTGCCAGTTTACTTATCACTTCTCCCAATCATTGGTGGGTGTTCACTGGCTGCGGTCACTGAGCTCAATTTCAATTTAACTG GTTTTATGGGGGCAATGGTATCAAATGTGGCATTTGTGTTCAGAAACATATTCTCAAAGCAAGGGATGAAGGGGAGGTCTGTTGGAGGGATGAATTACTATGCCTGTCTTTCCATGCTGTCTCTTTTGATTCTCACCCCCTTTGCAATTGCTGTGGAGGGCCCACAGGTGTGGGCCCTCGGATGGCAAAAGGCAGTATCCCAAATTGGACCTAACTTCGTATG GTGGGTGGTGGCTCAAAGTGTGTTCTATCACCTCTACAACCAGGTGTCATACATGTCTCTAAATGAGATATCCCCACTGACATTCAGCATTGGAAACACCATGAAGAGAATATCAGTTATAGTATCCTCCATCATCATCTTCCACACCCCTGTTCAACCTGTCAATGCCCTTGGTGCTGCCATTGCCATTTTGGGGACTTTCCTCTACTCACAG GCAAAGCAGTGA
- the LOC116010281 gene encoding HMG1/2-like protein isoform X1 translates to MKGLKATSVAKKKLDIDSTKKRKADVDATKKGRAKKKDSGAPKRPLTAFLLFMSDFRKNYKENFPDNRSMAIVGKAGGEKWKAMSDSEKAPYVAKASQLKSEYGNAMQEFKKNVSKSSSSETTVSEESEQTSEVKDNSEQEASC, encoded by the exons ATGAAGGGACTCAAGGCTACCTCCGTTGCTAAGAAGAAGCTCGACATTGA ctCGACGAAGAAACGCAAAGCTGATGTGGATGCAACGAAGAAGGGGCGGGCGAAGAAGAAGGACTCTGGAGCTCCGAAGCGTCCTCTCACTGCATTCCTCTTGTTCat GAGTGATTTCCGCAAGAATTACAAGGAGAATTTTCCTGATAACAGATCTATGGCCATT gTTGGGAAAGCTGGTGGTGAGAAATGGAAGGCAATGTCTGATTCT GAGAAAGCTCCATATGTGGCAAAGGCATCACAGCTGAAGTCTGAGTACGGGAATGCTATGCAAGAGTTCAAGAAAAATGTCTCT AAGAGCAGCAGCTCAGAAACAACAGTGTCTGAAGAATCTGAGCAGACTTCTGAGGTGAAAGATAACTCTGAGCAGGAAGCAAGCTGTTAG
- the LOC116010281 gene encoding HMG1/2-like protein isoform X2 — MKGLKATSVAKKKLDIDSTKKRKADVDATKKGRAKKKDSGAPKRPLTAFLLFMSDFRKNYKENFPDNRSMAIVGKAGGEKWKAMSDSEKAPYVAKASQLKSEYGNAMQEFKKNKSSSSETTVSEESEQTSEVKDNSEQEASC, encoded by the exons ATGAAGGGACTCAAGGCTACCTCCGTTGCTAAGAAGAAGCTCGACATTGA ctCGACGAAGAAACGCAAAGCTGATGTGGATGCAACGAAGAAGGGGCGGGCGAAGAAGAAGGACTCTGGAGCTCCGAAGCGTCCTCTCACTGCATTCCTCTTGTTCat GAGTGATTTCCGCAAGAATTACAAGGAGAATTTTCCTGATAACAGATCTATGGCCATT gTTGGGAAAGCTGGTGGTGAGAAATGGAAGGCAATGTCTGATTCT GAGAAAGCTCCATATGTGGCAAAGGCATCACAGCTGAAGTCTGAGTACGGGAATGCTATGCAAGAGTTCAAGAAAAAT AAGAGCAGCAGCTCAGAAACAACAGTGTCTGAAGAATCTGAGCAGACTTCTGAGGTGAAAGATAACTCTGAGCAGGAAGCAAGCTGTTAG
- the LOC116009318 gene encoding septum-promoting GTP-binding protein 1 — protein MAQRKMTQKLFTCHRRMFHLKMKRKILCRFSVLHKYLSSFWYQFLAFWITKSIKYRQLPHTIPVSAAQSPPQPADGRRSTSEIDLVSLKICLLGDNQTGKTSFLTKYVGKEKAQEGCLTKGLYQMDKTLNVRGARISYSIWEVEGDDSCSQDHIQAACKDSVAMLFMFDLTSRCTLNSVLGWYQQARKWNQTAIPVLIGTKFDDFVQLPLDLQWTIASEARAYAKLLKAAVFFSSATYNINVNKIFKFITAKLFNLPWTLQRNLTLGEPIIDY, from the exons ATGGCGCAACGTAAGATGACCCAAAAATTGTTTACTTGCCATAGGAGAATGTTTCATTTGAAAATGAAGCGAAAAATCCTCTGCCGCTTCTCCGTTCTTCACAAGTACCTCTCCTCCTTCTGGTACCAATTTCTTGCTTTTTGGATCACCAAATCCATCAAATACAGGCAATTGCCCCACACCATACCTGTATCCGCCGCTCAATCCCCACCGCAGCCCGCCGACGGCCGCCGTTCCACCTCCGAAATAGATTTGGTGTCCTTGAAGATTTGCCTTTTGGGTGATAACCAAACTGGCAAGACCAGCTTTTTG ACCAAGTATGTAGGGAAAGAGAAAGCGCAGGAAGGGTGTTTGACAAAAGGTCTGTACCAGATGGACAAAACACTCAATGTCAGAGGAGCTCGAATCTCTTACAGCATCTGGGAAGTTGAAG GTGATGATTCTTGTTCCCAGGACCATATTCAGGCCGCATGTAAAGATTCAGTAGCAATGTTGTTCATGTTTGATCTGACCAGTCGGTGCACTCTGAACAG TGTCCTTGGATGGTACCAGCAGGCCAGAAAATGGAATCAG ACAGCAATTCCTGTTCTGATTGGAACCAAGTTTGATGATTTCGTCCAGCTGCCCCTAGATCTGCAATGGACAATTGCCAGTGAG GCAAGAGCCTATGCTAAGCTACTGAAGGCAGCAGTGTTCTTTTCGAGTGCAACCTACAACATCAATGTGAATAAGATCTTCAAGTTCATAACAGCAAAGCTCTTCAACTTGCCATGGACGTTGCAGAGGAACCTCACCCTCGGCGAACCCATCATTGATTACTAG
- the LOC116006663 gene encoding homeobox-leucine zipper protein HDG2-like has translation MSDEMMMIPVSFSSMVTNNGYDAGFASSSGFSVAQPNGEGGPHPLPEILSNTSEGLMQLSTKANSGNNDDDEDNSVNDEGANQQSSKRSKPYHRHTQHQIQELEAFFKECPHPTDKHRKELGRRLGLEPLQIKFWFQNKRTQVKTHNEREENETLRAEAQMLRAENARLRQELGDFTCPHCNGPLIIGEAPFDVNEARMEYARLKAELDRVSLIAAKYVGEPPFTTFNVCSPPPTPGAGSQHFGAPTSAGQSADNVGEAYGSGGETPRSMNYCPAEANKSVVADLAAAAMEELVEMATMKEPLWVPSIDATTTLLDQDEYFRLFSTGFSPKPQGYKTEASRETEIVIINHLHLVETLMNVSHWAAMFSSIVSRAVTVDVLSTGHQAGSYDGALLLIYAEFQVPTPHVPTRYCYFIRYCKNLEGTWAVVDVSLDHINPVGLCRKRPSGCIIKEVPNGYTKVTWVEHVEVEDNEVHSNIYKPLVDSCIAFGAKRWVATLDRQCERMACTMATNISPTDNLAIASPQSRKSILKLAERMVISFCSGVSSSTAHEWTVLSGTGSDDVRIMIRKSVDDPGRPSGLVLSASTSLWLPTEPKRVFDFLRTEHSRSEWDILSNSGIVTEMAHIANGRETGNCVSLLRVNSGDWNQSNMLILQESSTDTTASFVIYAPVDIVAMNSIIGGGDPEYVGLLPSGFAILPDGPLAGTSCGSLLTISFQILVDSVPTAKLSAGSVATVNELIHCTAERIKASLSDVLGTYGFQ, from the exons ATGTCAGATGAAATGATGATGATTCCGGTGAGTTTTTCGTCAATGGTTACAAACAATGGATATGATGCCGGTTTTGCTTCTTCTTCAGGGTTTTCTGTTGCTCAG CCAAATGGTGAAGGAGGTCCGCACCCGTTACCGGAGATCCTTTCAAACACGTCGGAAGGACTAATGCAGCTGTCGACGAAGGCCAACTCCGGCAACAATGACGACGACGAAGATAACTCCGTTAATGATGAAGGCGCGAATCAGCAGTCCAGCAAACGGTCGAAGCCTTACCACCGTCACACTCAGCACCAAATCCAAGAACTGGAAGC gtTTTTTAAGGAGTGTCCTCACCCAACCGATAAGCACAGGAAGGAGCTAGGTCGTAGGTTGGGATTGGAGCCTTTGCAAATCAAGTTTTGGTTCCAAAATAAGCGCACCCAAGTGaag ACTCACAATGAGCGTGAAGAGAACGAAACGCTTCGGGCTGAAGCTCAAATGCTTCGGGCCGAGAATGCCAGGTTGAGACAAGAATTAGGCGACTTCACTTGCCCACACTGCAATGGCCCGCTCATCATCGGAGAAGCGCCGTTTGATGTAAATGAGGCCCGAATGGAATATGCTCGACTCAAGGCTGag CTTGATCGCGTTTCTTTGATCGCTGCAAAGTATGTGGGGGAGCCGCCATTCACGACCTTCAACGTTTGCTCGCCTCCACCGACGCCCGGCGCGGGCAGTCAGCATTTCGGAGCTCCAACGTCGGCGGGACAGTCAGCCGACAACGTTGGAGAGGCGTATGGAAGCGGCGGAGAGACTCCAAGAAGCATGAACTACTGCCCTGCTGAAGCTAACAAGTCAGTTGTAGCCGACCTTGCGGCGGCGGCCATGGAGGAGTTAGTTGAGATGGCAACAATGAAGGAGCCGCTGTGGGTGCCCAGCATCGACGCCACCACTACTTTGCTAGACCAGGACGAGTATTTCCGGCTATTTTCCACAGGATTTTCACCAAAACCTCAAGGCTATAAGACCGAGGCTTCCCGAGAAACTGAAATCGTGATTATAAATCACTTGCATCTTGTTGAGACTCTGATGAATGTG AGTCATTGGGCGGCCATGTTTTCTAGCATTGTGTCGAGAGCTGTCACTGTGGACGTTTTATCAACTGGACATCAGGCAGGAAGCTATGATGGAGCTTTGCTACTG ATTTACGCTGAATTTCAAGTGCCAACTCCTCACGTTCCGACTCGCTACTGTTACTTCATCAGATACTGTAAAAACTTAGAAGGAACATGGGCGGTGGTCGATGTTTCCTTGGACCACATTAATCCGGTAGGCCTGTGCCGGAAAAGACCATCGGGCtgcataattaaagaagtcccCAATGGCTACACAAAG GTGACTTGGGTGGAGCACGTAGAAGTAGAGGATAATGAAGTGCACAGTAACATTTACAAGCCCCTGGTTGATTCTTGCATTGCGTTTGGAGCTAAACGTTGGGTGGCGACTTTGGATCGGCAGTGTGAACGTATGGCCTGCACAATGGCTACAAACATCTCGCCTACTGATAATCTGG CAATAGCATCTCCACAAAGCAGAAAGAGCATCTTAAAGCTAGCGGAAAGAATGGTGATTAGCTTCTGCTCCGGTGTAAGCTCCTCCACGGCCCATGAGTGGACGGTGTTGTCGGGAACCGGGTCCGATGATGTCAGAATCATGATCAGGAAAAGCGTGGATGACCCCGGCAGACCCTCCGGCCTTGTTCTCAGTGCTTCCACTTCCCTCTGGCTTCCCACCGAACCCAAAAGAGTTTTTGATTTTCTCCGTACCGAACACTCTCGGAGTGAG TGGGACATTCTTTCAAATTCCGGCATTGTCACGGAAATGGCACACATCGCGAACGGCAGGGAAACTGGGAACTGCGTCTCATTACTGAGAGTGAAT agTGGGGATTGGAATCAGAGCAACATGCTGATACTGCAAGAAAGCAGCACAGATACTACGGCTTCGTTCGTGATTTACGCTCCGGTTGATATTGTGGCGATGAACAGCATCATCGGCGGCGGAGATCCGGAGTATGTGGGGCTCCTGCCGTCGGGATTTGCAATTCTCCCTGACGGACCACTTGCTGGTACATCATGCGGTTCTCTGCTGACGATTTCGTTTCAGATATTGGTTGATTCAGTCCCGACTGCAAAGCTTTCTGCGGGATCCGTGGCGACGGTGAACGAGCTCATACATTGCACGGCCGAGAGGATTAAAGCCTCTCTTTCTGACGTGCTAGGGACTTATGGCTTTCAGT GA
- the LOC116010280 gene encoding protein DETOXIFICATION 40: MDSSNGAAYEPLPESDGAVASPHGDNEASNELERILLDTGIPRWQRLKLATWIELKLLCYLAAPAVIVYMINYLMSMSTQIFSGHLGNLELAAASLGNTGIQIFAYGLMLGMGSAVETLCGQAFGAGKYEMLGIYLQRSTVLLTITGVLLALIYVFSEPILIFLGQAPNISSAAALFVYGLIPQIFAYAINFPIQKFLQAQSIVTPSAYISAATLVFHLILSWLAVYKLGLGLLGASLVLSFSWWVIVIGQFVYIVKSEKCRQTWTGFSVQAFSSLWGFFKLSAASAVMLCLETWYFQILVLLAGLLENPELALDALSICTTISGYVFMISVGFNAAASVRVSNELGAGHPKSAAFSVVVVNLISFIISVIAAIIVLALRHVISYVFTDGEVVADAVSDLCPLLALTLVLNGIQPVLSGVAVGCGWQTFVAYVNVGCYYVVGVPVGAVLGFYFNLGAKGIWCGMIGGTVMQTIILLWVTIRTDWNKEVEVAKKRLNQWDSKPEPLLSKT; the protein is encoded by the exons ATGGATTCCTCGAATGGCGCTGCGTACGAGCCCTTGCCGGAGAGCGACGGAGCGGTTGCATCGCCGCATGGCGATAACGAAGCCAGCAATGAGCTGGAGAGAATCCTCCTCGACACTGGAATCCCGCGGTGGCAGCGCCTTAAGCTCGCCACGTGGATCGAATTGAAGCTCCTCTGTTACCTCGCCGCCCCCGCCGTCATCGTCTACATGATCAACTACCTCATGTCCATGTCCACCCAAATCTTCTCCGGCCACCTCGGCAATCTTGAACTCGCCGCCGCTTCCCTCGGCAACACCGGCATTCAAATCTTCGCCTATGGTCTCATG CTGGGAATGGGAAGTGCGGTGGAAACACTGTGTGGGCAAGCATTTGGAGCAGGGAAATATGAAATGCTGGGGATATATCTTCAAAGATCAACAGTTCTGCTGACAATAACCGGTGTTCTTCTTGCTTTGATATATGTTTTCTCGGAGCCTATACTAATATTCCTCGGCCAAGCACCAAACATTTCCTCGGCCGCTGCCTTGTTTGTCTACGGCCTAATTCCCCAAATCTTTGCCTACGCCATAAACTTCCCCATCCAGAAATTTCTGCAAGCTCAGAGCATTGTAACACCGAGTGCTTACATATCAGCTGCCACGCTGGTGTTCCACCTCATATTGAGCTGGCTTGCGGTGTATAAGCTGGGGCTTGGGCTCTTGGGGGCATCTCTAGTCCTCAGCTTTTCTTGGTGGGTAATTGTGATAGGCCAATTTGTTTATATAGTGAAGAGTGAGAAGTGCAGGCAAACATGGACAGGGTTCAGTGTTCAAGCCTTTTCAAGCCTGTGGGGATTCTTTAAATTGTCCGCGGCCTCGGCCGTGATGCTGTGCTTGGAAACTTGGTACTTTCAGATTCTTGTTTTGTTGGCTGGTTTGCTTGAGAATCCTGAATTGGCTTTGGATGCACTGTCTATTTG TACAACAATTTCTGGATATGTTTTTATGATATCAGTTGGATTCAATGCAGCGGCAAG TGTGAGGGTGAGCAATGAACTGGGAGCAGGACACCCAAAGTCGGCAGCATTTTCAGTGGTGGTCGTGAACTTGATCTCTTTTATCATCTCGGTGATAGCCGCCATCATTGTCCTTGCTTTGCGTCATGTTATCAGCTATGTGTTCACAGACGGAGAAGTTGTGGCTGATGCTGTTTCCGATCTCTGTCCATTGCTTGCACTTACCCTTGTTCTCAACGGGATCCAACCTGTATTATCTG GCGTGGCTGTTGGATGCGGGTGGCAAACGTTCGTTGCATATGTCAATGTTGGCTGCTATTACGTAGTAGGAGTTCCTGTAGGAGCAGTCTTGGGATTTTACTTCAACTTAGGTGCTAAG GGTATATGGTGTGGAATGATTGGTGGAACGGTGATGCAGACCATCATTTTGTTGTGGGTCACAATTCGAACGGATTGGAACAAAGAG GTGGAAGTAGCCAAGAAAAGATTGAATCAGTGGGATTCAAAACCGGAACCCCTTTTGTCCAAGACCTGA
- the LOC116010551 gene encoding sigma intracellular receptor 2 has translation MGALLKLTDFVLFIFFLVIALAAPLFDAQCVLSSDLYPTSLVDLKAWYAKEYGDYLVSEKPHFFVGLIWLELLFAWPLSIISLYGIAAGKSWVSTTCLLYGTSTLTSMVAILTEQTLSKRASEKLLMMYYPFLGFAVLAILRGLLAHSGKSMSIGKRPALNRKKKA, from the exons ATGGGAGCTCTGTTGAAGCTAACAGACTTCGTacttttcatcttcttcctcgtGATTGCCCTAGCGGCACCGCTTTTTGACGCCCAATGCGTTCTTTCGTCAGACCTCTACCCCACATCCTTGGTGGACCTCAAGGCCTGGTACGCTAAAGAATACGGCGACTATTTGGTTTCTGAGAAGCCACATTTCTTTGTCGGGTTGATCTGGCTTGAGCTCCTCTTCGCCTGGCCTCTCTCTATCATCTCTCTCTACGGGATTGCCGCGGGAAAATCATGGGTTAGCACTACCTGCTTGCTCTATGGGACCTCCACCCTCACTTCCATG GTTGCCATCCTTACAGAACAGACGCTGTCCAAGAGAGCATCAGAAAAGTTGCTGATGATGTACTACCCATTCTTAGGGTTTGCTGTTTTAGCAATTTTACGTGGTCTACTAGCTCATTCTGGCAAGAGCATGTCGATTGGCAAAAGACCTGCATTAAACAGGAAAAAGAAGGCTTGA
- the LOC116010281 gene encoding HMG1/2-like protein isoform X3, producing MKGLKATSVAKKKLDIDSTKKRKADVDATKKGRAKKKDSGAPKRPLTAFLLFMSDFRKNYKENFPDNRSMAIVGKAGGEKWKAMSDSEKAPYVAKASQLKSEYGNAMQEFKKNQLRNNSV from the exons ATGAAGGGACTCAAGGCTACCTCCGTTGCTAAGAAGAAGCTCGACATTGA ctCGACGAAGAAACGCAAAGCTGATGTGGATGCAACGAAGAAGGGGCGGGCGAAGAAGAAGGACTCTGGAGCTCCGAAGCGTCCTCTCACTGCATTCCTCTTGTTCat GAGTGATTTCCGCAAGAATTACAAGGAGAATTTTCCTGATAACAGATCTATGGCCATT gTTGGGAAAGCTGGTGGTGAGAAATGGAAGGCAATGTCTGATTCT GAGAAAGCTCCATATGTGGCAAAGGCATCACAGCTGAAGTCTGAGTACGGGAATGCTATGCAAGAGTTCAAGAAAAAT CAGCTCAGAAACAACAGTGTCTGA